From Salvia splendens isolate huo1 chromosome 16, SspV2, whole genome shotgun sequence, a single genomic window includes:
- the LOC121770964 gene encoding methyltransferase FGSG_00040-like, giving the protein MRETEISNAEAIELAAEEEKEEERIQILRSKATELLLREEYKDSIKTYSQIILLCQESISPKSTQSRLSNLQRTLCLAFSNRAEARARQSEFSEALRDCEAALSIDKSHFKTLLCKGKILLSLNRYAAALDCFKQANLDPYAAENSDAVNRMLKKCKKLESLSRSGAFDVSDWVLGGFRGKTPELAEYIGAVEIRKSEISGRGLFATRNIESGTLMVVTRAVAVDRAIMPQDSGENAHLVIWKNFIDKVVETAKNCECVSNLISFLSAGDVLEEAPGMEVFRPEADVGIGDFSGRVDKERLLSILDVNSVLEDAISAKVLGRNADYQGVGLWILASFINHSCEPNVRRVHVGDYMVVHASRDVKAGEELTMAYFDVLAPREKRREMADNWGFVCGCKRCLFEDGVCFKNEMREMEMAMGKGVVDVGGLVYRLEEGMRRWMVRGRGKGYLRASFWEAYEKVFGSEKVMRKWGRKIPGPEAVVDSIVHAAGSDERVVRVLVEGLRRGGRGGNGVVEMEMEKVIKLGRGVYGKMMKKQAIGALIQLYGQE; this is encoded by the coding sequence atgagagaaacAGAAATATCAAACGCGGAAGCAATTGAATTAGCAgcagaagaagagaaagaagaagagagaattcAAATTCTGAGATCCAAAGCTACAGAGCTTCTCCTCAGAGAAGAATACAAAGACTCCATCAAAACCTACTCCCAAATCATACTTCTCTGCCAAGAATCGATTTCCCCTAAATCCACCCAATCCCGTCTCTCCAATCTCCAACGAACCCTCTGCTTAGCCTTCTCCAACCGGGCTGAGGCCCGGGCCCGTCAATCGGAATTCTCCGAAGCTCTGAGAGACTGTGAGGCCGCACTGAGCATCGACAAATCCCATTTCAAAACCCTTCTCTGCAAGGGCAAAATCCTCCTGAGTTTGAATCGCTACGCCGCTGCGCTGGATTGCTTCAAGCAGGCGAATCTCGATCCATACGCCGCTGAGAATTCCGATGCGGTTAATAGGATGCTGAAGAAGTGCAAAAAGCTCGAATCTTTATCGAGATCGGGCGCATTCGACGTCTCCGATTGGGTTCTCGGCGGTTTCCGGGGGAAAACGCCGGAGCTCGCGGAGTATATAGGCGCGGTGGAGATCAGGAAGTCCGAGATCAGCGGGCGCGGCCTGTTCGCCACGAGGAACATCGAGAGCGGGACGTTGATGGTGGTGACGAGAGCTGTGGCGGTTGATCGGGCTATAATGCCTCAAGATTCAGGGGAAAATGCACATTTAGTTATATGGAAGAACTTCATTGATAAGGTTGTGGAGACGGCCAAGAATTGTGAGTGTGTCAGCAACTTGATTTCGTTTCTCTCTGCAGGCGATGTGCTCGAAGAAGCTCCAGGCATGGAGGTTTTCCGGCCAGAGGCAGATGTTGGAATCGGGGATTTTAGTGGGAGGGTGGATAAGGAGAGATTGCTTAGCATTTTAGATGTGAATTCAGTTCTTGAAGATGCAATTTCAGCCAAGGTTTTGGGGAGAAATGCAGATTATCAAGGAGTAGGTTTGTGGATATTGGCCTCATTCATCAATCATTCGTGTGAACCGAACGTGAGGCGGGTGCACGTGGGCGACTACATGGTGGTCCACGCGTCCCGGGATGTGAAGGCCGGGGAGGAGCTCACGATGGCCTACTTTGACGTGCTGGCGCCCCGTGAGAAACGGAGGGAGATGGCTGACAATTGGGGGTTTGTGTGTGGATGCAAGAGGTGTTTGTTTGAAGATGGTGTTTGCTTCAAGAATGAGATGAGGGAGATGGAGATGGCAATGGGGAAAGGGGTGGTGGATGTGGGGGGGTTGGTGTATAGATTGGAGGAAGGGATGAGGAGATGGATGGTGAGGGGGAGAGGGAAAGGGTATTTGAGGGCCTCATTTTGGGAGGCTTATGAGAAAGTGTTTGGATCGGAGAAGGTGATGAGGAAGTGGGGGAGGAAGATCCCGGGGCCTGAGGCTGTCGTGGATAGCATTGTGCACGCGGCTGGGAGCGACGAGAGGGTCGTGAGGGTGTTGGTGGAGGGGCTGAGGAGAGGTGGACGAGGTGGTAATGGTgtggtggagatggagatggagaaggTGATCAAGTTGGGGAGAGGGGTTTATGGGAAGATGATGAAGAAGCAAGCTATTGGGGCATTGATTCAATTATATGGTCAGgaatga